One part of the Mesomycoplasma conjunctivae genome encodes these proteins:
- a CDS encoding PTS glucose transporter subunit II: protein MRIFSRFIYKLLQIITFGKYAKIIDKKYNKNNEEIVYNEQIPFKIEQLIKLLGGNKNIKNTSFTISRVKIEVANLKDVDLEGLKNLKGVSGVVAGEEKINLIVGDTSKIISLTLKEAINNHIK from the coding sequence ATGAGAATATTTTCAAGATTTATTTATAAACTTTTGCAAATTATAACTTTTGGTAAATATGCAAAAATTATTGACAAAAAATACAACAAAAATAACGAAGAAATTGTTTACAATGAGCAAATACCCTTTAAAATTGAACAACTTATTAAATTATTAGGTGGAAATAAAAATATCAAAAATACAAGCTTTACTATTTCAAGAGTCAAAATTGAAGTAGCCAATTTAAAAGATGTTGATTTAGAAGGGCTCAAAAATCTAAAAGGAGTCTCAGGAGTAGTTGCTGGTGAAGAAAAAATCAATTTAATTGTTGGCGATACTTCAAAAATTATTTCACTAACTTTAAAAGAAGCTATAAACAATCATATAAAATAA
- a CDS encoding ribonuclease HIII — MMLETIKISKSDYIVGCDEVGVGEYFTNLTVCCALFKQEDLDTNLLNSIVDSKLLNEKKIEEIYRQLEEKIIFEVISLDMDKYNDLINMKFNSHEIKTILYLKLLKKLKSKYFKDIDVKKIYIDGFVTSEKFFSYLEKIYQQLKVRKWDLKKFPILLEKKADEKIKQAGAASIIAKHKLSLKFHKREKKWKTKFPAGSNQLEKIINFCIEKVKIYGDDFLYQNVKQHFSITKKIQEKLK; from the coding sequence ATGATGTTGGAGACAATTAAAATTAGTAAATCTGACTACATTGTAGGTTGTGATGAAGTAGGTGTTGGCGAGTATTTTACCAATCTTACTGTTTGTTGTGCACTATTTAAACAAGAAGATTTAGATACAAATTTGCTAAACTCGATAGTAGATTCAAAATTACTAAATGAGAAGAAAATAGAAGAAATTTATAGACAATTAGAAGAAAAAATTATCTTTGAAGTTATCAGCTTAGATATGGATAAGTACAATGATTTAATAAATATGAAATTTAATTCTCATGAAATTAAAACTATTTTATATCTAAAGCTACTAAAAAAACTCAAGAGTAAATATTTTAAAGATATTGATGTAAAAAAAATTTATATAGATGGTTTTGTAACAAGCGAGAAATTTTTTAGCTATCTAGAAAAAATTTATCAACAATTAAAAGTAAGAAAATGGGATTTAAAAAAATTTCCTATTTTGCTTGAAAAAAAAGCTGATGAAAAAATTAAACAAGCCGGAGCGGCATCTATTATTGCAAAACATAAGTTAAGTTTAAAATTTCATAAACGTGAAAAAAAATGAAAAACTAAATTTCCTGCTGGCTCAAATCAATTGGAAAAAATCATTAATTTTTGTATTGAAAAGGTTAAAATTTATGGAGATGATTTTTTATATCAAAATGTCAAGCAACACTTTAGTATAACAAAAAAAATCCAGGAAAAATTAAAATAG
- the trpS gene encoding tryptophan--tRNA ligase, with amino-acid sequence MKYRLVSGITATGNLTLGNYLGSIKPSLSVQDNYDSFIFVADLHALTIEIDPKELRENRKNIMAFYLACGINPQKSTIFFQSDVSEHSELYWLLQSRTTIGELSRMTQFKDKSKIQEGNKTEKVPTGLLVYPVLMAADILLYNPRYVTVGADQLQHLELTRNIAVRFNNKYNADFILPEPIVSKVATKIMSLTEPTKKMSKSTNQPNSAIFLLDDPQVAYKKIQKAVTDSENKVYFDQANKPGISNLISIYAGLTEKTIDEIVFEFEGKNYGEFKEAVGKVVSEFLKDLQEKFYKNLLTVDQVAKSGAEKARKIASINLKNLKDKIGV; translated from the coding sequence ATGAAATATAGATTAGTTAGTGGAATCACTGCAACCGGAAACCTAACTTTAGGTAATTATTTAGGTTCAATTAAGCCAAGCTTATCAGTCCAAGACAATTATGATTCCTTCATTTTTGTTGCAGATTTGCATGCTTTAACTATAGAAATTGATCCAAAAGAGTTACGTGAAAATCGCAAAAACATTATGGCTTTTTATTTAGCTTGTGGAATTAATCCACAGAAATCAACAATTTTTTTTCAATCAGATGTTAGTGAACATTCCGAATTGTACTGACTACTTCAATCTAGAACAACCATTGGTGAATTATCAAGAATGACGCAATTTAAAGACAAAAGCAAAATTCAAGAAGGTAATAAAACAGAAAAAGTACCAACAGGATTACTAGTTTATCCAGTATTAATGGCAGCAGATATTTTACTTTATAATCCAAGATATGTCACGGTTGGAGCAGATCAATTACAGCATTTAGAGCTAACTAGAAATATTGCTGTTCGCTTTAATAATAAATATAATGCTGACTTTATTTTACCTGAACCAATAGTTTCTAAAGTGGCAACTAAGATAATGTCATTGACAGAACCAACAAAAAAAATGTCTAAATCAACCAACCAACCCAATTCAGCAATATTTTTGTTAGATGACCCTCAGGTAGCTTACAAAAAAATTCAAAAAGCAGTAACTGATTCAGAAAATAAAGTTTATTTTGATCAAGCTAACAAACCAGGAATAAGTAATTTAATAAGTATATATGCTGGATTAACTGAAAAAACAATAGATGAAATTGTCTTTGAATTTGAAGGTAAAAATTATGGAGAATTCAAAGAAGCTGTTGGTAAAGTTGTTTCTGAATTTCTAAAAGACTTGCAAGAAAAATTTTATAAAAACCTTCTTACTGTTGATCAAGTCGCAAAGTCTGGAGCTGAAAAAGCTCGCAAAATTGCATCAATTAATTTAAAAAATCTCAAGGATAAAATAGGAGTATAA
- a CDS encoding ribosome-recycling factor yields the protein MEVKKEIKFFTDLVDQKSLEVFDHLDKNFNKINIGRANPQIISHIRVDYYGAPTPINEIANISVPSALQLLVKPYDISLINSITSTLVAHKIEAQIQKEANQIRLVFPELTTEKRKELVKSIKKYEEEAKVKIRLIRQDVNKLIKKEDLSEDEEKNYLNQIQKTIDSKIKEIDKIFEEKSKLLLNI from the coding sequence ATGGAAGTAAAAAAAGAAATTAAATTTTTCACTGATTTAGTTGATCAAAAATCACTTGAAGTTTTTGATCATTTAGATAAAAATTTCAACAAAATTAATATTGGTAGAGCAAATCCACAAATTATTTCACACATTAGAGTAGACTACTATGGTGCACCTACCCCTATTAACGAAATTGCTAATATTTCTGTACCTTCTGCACTACAATTATTAGTTAAACCTTATGATATCTCACTTATTAATTCAATAACATCAACATTAGTAGCTCATAAAATTGAAGCACAAATTCAAAAAGAAGCAAACCAAATTCGTCTTGTTTTTCCAGAATTAACTACTGAAAAAAGAAAAGAACTAGTTAAAAGCATTAAAAAATATGAAGAAGAAGCTAAAGTTAAAATTAGACTAATTCGTCAAGATGTCAACAAACTTATCAAAAAAGAAGACTTAAGTGAAGATGAAGAGAAAAACTACCTAAATCAAATTCAAAAAACAATTGATAGTAAAATAAAAGAAATTGATAAAATTTTTGAAGAAAAATCCAAATTACTTTTAAATATATAA
- the pyrH gene encoding UMP kinase, which produces MNNTILIKLSGESLANKSKSLSIDNELVRKIGIQLKEVQKLGYKILIVIGGGNFWRGASAEKNGIKRNKADYIGMLATIMNGLALESAFKELGINSRVLSSINIDPRVCEYYINEKAVKYLENDNVIIFVGGTGRPYFTTDSATTLFASEMGANLILVGKNSVNGVFDSDPRTNPNAVRYDTITYSEVIEKDLKVMDSTAFSMARDNKLELIIFDIKEENSIINVIKGKIKHTKVF; this is translated from the coding sequence ATGAATAATACAATACTTATCAAATTATCAGGCGAAAGTTTAGCCAATAAGAGCAAATCACTTTCAATTGACAATGAATTAGTTAGAAAAATTGGAATTCAACTTAAAGAAGTACAAAAATTAGGCTATAAAATCTTAATAGTAATTGGTGGAGGTAATTTTTGGCGCGGTGCTTCAGCCGAAAAAAATGGAATAAAAAGAAACAAAGCAGATTATATTGGAATGTTAGCCACCATTATGAACGGACTAGCTTTAGAATCTGCTTTTAAGGAACTGGGTATTAACTCCCGTGTATTATCTTCTATTAATATTGATCCCCGTGTTTGTGAATATTATATTAATGAAAAAGCGGTTAAATATTTAGAAAATGACAATGTTATAATTTTTGTAGGAGGAACAGGTAGGCCTTATTTTACCACTGACAGCGCAACTACTTTATTTGCTTCAGAAATGGGTGCAAATTTAATTTTAGTTGGTAAAAATAGTGTTAATGGGGTTTTTGACTCCGATCCTCGAACTAATCCAAATGCAGTTCGTTATGATACAATTACATATAGTGAAGTAATTGAAAAAGACTTAAAAGTTATGGATTCTACAGCATTTTCGATGGCTCGTGATAATAAATTAGAATTAATAATTTTTGATATTAAAGAAGAAAATTCAATTATAAATGTTATTAAAGGAAAAATTAAACACACAAAGGTATTTTAA
- a CDS encoding DEAD/DEAH box helicase yields the protein MTKTDIEFSNSINKEVNSSYERLLVNLIDIQKSDSALFTTINNTFYFDLSTVLTPANFKKILSNNAISVPLVNQEVDEIIRELESLETSEEVKALAKEKGFELSLTVQKQLKNNVKDGIATLINKFKHSKQTSIGKWKKFAKRAQDINRDRNIWPVHLGFLYISLTIEEKKIFAPLFVKECNVSIGFQGPTLISDGPIKFNHKLHTFLKKLDFDFESDFDFSQFSIDKLFETIKRLWSTHFELVDLDGKVTQNITFDDKIIFHPGVILGFFNVSGDYQRKILETMIKNGEIEDQIEVNIDKNFYKENVDNAIFSDKFTGFFKIQKTNFIQDYAHISSILQNTIIWGPPGTGKSQVISNIIANIIILNKTALVTSQKQAALSVLKKRLKKMAYFCLFILNEKTENNYENFYRPIKEYIEIIENFKYNTEINNIDIFTKYDKTYLKLLKAILVESSKLNNSIEAYNIIKHANKFYAYEIAKNIFEINKKIKINPKQAPKDARSLKIYIYEQLLNKKMSFFGKTYTHFLKEFDADIKLILDNLSNYDDNLENIYKKIVNLNLNNLEYIDRFLKFKLPELQEVNSDNDLFIYQAKKIVDLLNQINLNPEFKKLYDKFRISVTQKDKISPHKFLLKHSEIIKILFPIIVTVPETELPMFEKKDFDYVIIDEASQMFLEEALPLIYLGKTKILVGDHQQMQPMRWFTSKLSQDNENDAFNNIESILEYAQTKGVFSILLDKNYRSEHAALMTFNSKHFYNCDLKVANSFKSSGKNSIEVINVGGIWNGQSNVEESQEVVKIAMENKDKYEKIIILAFNVNQQSSIEKIIFDSYPELEKMIYANKLIVNNLENIQGEEADLIIVSVAYDSKTKLTSTYVARKGGRNALNVATSRAKKKMIICKSISSSDITTSNISKDLQVFKDWIDFLDLSEYEQTRYAKKPFHLENDDHLIIEEEKGNSKLFDLFVEDFVQHIENNFKSVKIRKNYIIGNTTIDVALFNKREFVYGIFLDAFSYKNPKNYILYRDDIDFIKSKNYPVLVVNYIDWKVNKDEILKKIQDNLLNLESNS from the coding sequence ATGACTAAAACAGATATTGAGTTTTCAAATAGTATTAATAAAGAAGTTAACTCGAGCTATGAAAGATTACTAGTTAATTTAATTGATATTCAAAAATCAGATTCTGCCCTTTTTACAACTATCAACAATACTTTTTACTTCGATTTATCAACAGTTTTGACACCTGCTAATTTCAAAAAAATACTAAGTAACAATGCTATAAGTGTTCCTTTAGTAAACCAAGAAGTTGATGAAATTATTCGTGAATTAGAATCGCTTGAAACCTCAGAAGAAGTGAAAGCTTTAGCAAAAGAAAAAGGATTTGAATTATCACTAACTGTTCAAAAACAACTAAAAAACAACGTAAAAGATGGAATAGCAACACTTATTAATAAATTTAAACATAGCAAGCAAACTAGTATTGGTAAATGAAAAAAATTCGCAAAAAGAGCTCAAGATATCAACAGAGATCGAAATATATGACCTGTTCATCTGGGTTTTTTATACATTTCTTTAACTATTGAAGAAAAGAAAATTTTTGCTCCTTTATTTGTTAAAGAATGCAATGTTAGTATAGGTTTTCAAGGACCAACTTTAATATCAGATGGACCTATTAAATTTAATCATAAGCTACATACTTTTTTAAAGAAATTAGACTTTGATTTTGAATCTGATTTTGATTTTAGTCAATTTTCTATTGATAAACTATTTGAAACAATTAAAAGACTATGATCAACACATTTTGAATTAGTAGATTTAGATGGTAAAGTTACTCAAAACATAACTTTTGACGATAAAATTATTTTTCATCCTGGAGTTATTCTCGGTTTTTTTAATGTTAGTGGGGATTATCAAAGAAAAATACTAGAAACAATGATAAAAAATGGAGAAATTGAAGACCAAATTGAAGTAAATATTGATAAAAATTTTTACAAAGAAAATGTTGATAATGCTATATTTTCCGATAAGTTTACTGGTTTTTTTAAAATTCAAAAAACTAACTTTATTCAAGATTATGCACATATATCCTCTATTTTACAAAATACAATAATATGAGGTCCGCCAGGAACTGGAAAATCTCAAGTTATTTCAAATATTATTGCCAATATTATTATTCTCAACAAAACCGCACTTGTAACTTCACAAAAACAGGCTGCACTATCTGTTTTGAAAAAACGTTTAAAAAAGATGGCTTATTTTTGCCTTTTTATTTTAAATGAAAAAACCGAAAATAACTATGAAAATTTTTATAGACCTATTAAAGAATATATAGAAATTATTGAAAATTTTAAATACAATACTGAAATAAATAATATCGATATTTTTACTAAATATGACAAAACATATTTAAAATTATTAAAAGCAATTTTGGTTGAAAGTAGCAAACTCAACAACAGTATTGAAGCCTATAATATAATAAAACATGCAAATAAATTTTATGCTTATGAAATTGCCAAAAATATTTTTGAAATTAATAAGAAAATTAAGATTAATCCAAAACAAGCACCAAAGGATGCAAGAAGCTTAAAAATATACATATATGAACAATTATTGAACAAAAAAATGTCTTTTTTTGGTAAAACATATACACATTTTTTAAAAGAATTTGATGCAGATATTAAACTCATTTTGGATAATTTAAGTAACTATGATGACAACTTAGAAAACATTTATAAGAAAATAGTTAACCTCAATTTAAATAATTTAGAGTATATAGATCGTTTTTTAAAATTTAAACTTCCTGAACTACAAGAAGTAAATAGTGATAATGATTTGTTTATATATCAAGCTAAAAAAATTGTTGATCTACTCAACCAAATCAATCTAAATCCTGAGTTTAAAAAACTATATGACAAATTTCGAATTAGTGTAACTCAAAAAGACAAAATATCACCTCACAAATTCCTTCTCAAACATAGCGAAATTATTAAAATTTTATTTCCAATTATTGTTACAGTTCCAGAAACTGAGTTGCCAATGTTTGAAAAAAAAGATTTTGACTACGTAATTATCGATGAAGCTTCACAAATGTTTTTAGAAGAAGCACTACCTTTAATTTACTTAGGTAAAACTAAAATTTTAGTAGGTGATCACCAACAAATGCAACCAATGCGTTGATTTACTAGCAAACTTTCACAAGATAATGAAAATGATGCTTTTAACAATATCGAATCTATTTTAGAATATGCTCAAACAAAAGGTGTTTTTAGCATTTTACTAGATAAGAATTATCGTTCAGAGCATGCAGCGCTAATGACTTTTAATTCTAAACACTTTTATAATTGCGATTTAAAGGTGGCTAATTCTTTTAAATCAAGTGGAAAAAATTCTATTGAAGTTATCAATGTAGGTGGTATTTGAAACGGACAATCAAATGTGGAAGAATCACAAGAAGTAGTCAAAATAGCTATGGAAAACAAGGATAAATATGAAAAAATTATCATCCTTGCCTTCAATGTTAACCAACAAAGTAGTATTGAAAAAATCATATTTGATTCTTACCCTGAATTAGAAAAAATGATCTATGCTAATAAGCTAATAGTCAATAATCTTGAAAATATTCAAGGAGAAGAAGCTGACTTAATAATTGTTTCTGTTGCTTATGATTCTAAAACTAAATTAACCAGTACTTATGTAGCGCGCAAGGGAGGAAGAAACGCACTCAATGTTGCTACCTCACGTGCTAAGAAAAAAATGATTATTTGTAAATCAATTTCTAGCTCCGATATCACCACAAGCAATATTTCTAAAGACTTACAAGTTTTTAAAGACTGAATTGATTTTCTAGATTTAAGCGAATATGAACAAACTAGATATGCCAAAAAACCTTTTCATTTGGAAAATGATGATCACTTAATAATTGAGGAAGAAAAAGGTAATTCCAAGCTTTTTGATTTATTTGTTGAAGATTTTGTTCAACACATAGAAAATAACTTTAAGAGTGTAAAAATTAGAAAAAATTATATCATTGGAAATACAACAATTGATGTAGCGCTTTTTAACAAAAGAGAATTTGTTTATGGAATTTTTTTAGATGCTTTTAGCTATAAAAATCCAAAAAATTATATACTTTATCGCGATGATATTGATTTTATAAAATCTAAAAACTATCCAGTATTAGTTGTTAATTACATTGATTGAAAAGTGAATAAAGATGAAATTCTAAAGAAAATTCAAGACAATTTATTAAATCTAGAAAGTAATTCTTAA
- the gpmI gene encoding 2,3-bisphosphoglycerate-independent phosphoglycerate mutase, translated as MKKTVVLTIIDGLGIRNEKQGNGFALAKTPVFDELFAKYPNSLIEASGQAVGLPEGQMGNSEVGHLNIGAGFIVYTGISIINQALKNKTYFSNKKFIKAFENSIKTKTPLQIIGLLSPGGVHSHEDHLFALIDFAASYGVEKLNVHVLGDGRDVAPRSILDSIVKLEAKLAQKPNYKIASIAGRFYTMDRDKMFDRVEKGYNALLGLTNQQFRDASDYVKSQYQDDISDEFFIPAINSSIAKQDFLADDNSVIFFNFRPDRARQISHLILGGNLYDAKPKNPIKINTFVSMMKYEGINCDIAFEEMEVKTPLGKVVANANLKQLRLAETQKYAHVTFFMDGGIDVQLPGADRILVPSLKVESYADAPQMSAEKITDELIEHGGKYDLVIMNFANPDMVGHTGNLKSTIKAVEILDTQIGRIKKWVEDNNYTLFITADHGNAELTEDENGNPSTKHTAFPVMLITTDKSLKLKDGPLSAIGPTILDYLGLEKDKDMDQESLIIK; from the coding sequence ATGAAAAAAACAGTTGTTTTAACCATTATTGATGGTTTAGGAATTCGCAATGAAAAACAAGGTAATGGTTTTGCGCTTGCAAAAACTCCAGTTTTTGATGAATTATTTGCAAAATATCCTAATTCTTTAATTGAGGCATCAGGACAAGCTGTTGGTCTACCTGAAGGTCAAATGGGTAACAGTGAGGTAGGACACTTAAATATAGGAGCTGGTTTTATAGTTTATACAGGTATTTCTATTATCAACCAAGCGCTTAAAAATAAGACTTATTTTAGTAATAAAAAATTTATAAAAGCCTTCGAAAACTCTATAAAAACAAAGACTCCTTTACAAATTATTGGACTTTTATCACCCGGTGGTGTTCACTCACATGAGGATCATCTTTTTGCACTTATTGACTTTGCTGCAAGCTACGGAGTTGAAAAATTAAATGTCCATGTTCTAGGGGATGGTCGGGATGTAGCCCCAAGATCAATACTAGATTCAATTGTAAAATTAGAAGCTAAATTAGCACAAAAACCAAATTATAAAATTGCTTCAATAGCAGGGCGCTTTTATACAATGGATCGTGATAAAATGTTTGATAGAGTTGAAAAAGGCTACAATGCTTTATTAGGTTTGACAAATCAACAATTTCGTGATGCAAGTGATTATGTAAAATCACAATATCAAGATGATATTAGTGATGAGTTTTTTATTCCAGCAATCAACTCATCAATTGCTAAGCAAGATTTTTTAGCTGATGACAATTCAGTCATTTTTTTCAACTTTCGTCCTGATCGAGCAAGGCAAATTTCACACTTGATTTTAGGTGGCAATCTCTATGATGCTAAACCCAAAAATCCTATAAAAATCAACACTTTTGTTTCCATGATGAAGTATGAAGGAATAAATTGTGATATTGCTTTTGAAGAAATGGAAGTCAAAACTCCCTTAGGAAAAGTTGTTGCTAATGCCAACTTAAAGCAATTGCGACTTGCTGAAACCCAAAAATATGCCCATGTGACTTTTTTTATGGATGGCGGAATTGATGTACAACTGCCAGGTGCTGATCGGATTTTAGTTCCCTCACTTAAGGTAGAATCCTACGCAGATGCACCGCAAATGTCAGCAGAAAAAATAACTGATGAATTAATTGAACATGGTGGCAAATATGATTTAGTCATTATGAATTTTGCTAATCCTGATATGGTAGGGCACACTGGCAATTTAAAATCTACTATCAAAGCTGTTGAAATCTTAGATACCCAAATTGGTAGAATTAAAAAGTGAGTTGAAGACAACAATTATACTTTATTTATCACAGCAGACCATGGAAATGCTGAATTAACTGAAGATGAAAATGGAAATCCTTCTACCAAACACACCGCTTTTCCAGTGATGTTGATCACCACTGATAAATCCTTAAAATTAAAAGATGGTCCTCTATCAGCAATAGGGCCTACCATTTTAGACTATTTAGGTCTCGAAAAAGACAAGGATATGGATCAGGAATCATTAATTATTAAATAA
- a CDS encoding MAG3450 family membrane protein — MYKKISKLPDFVFAILTYFLPIFLLFLFFSPDFYKREVISFGYLALISILYLFLSFSISLLWTKLRVVGFGFIFYYTIISIALIFILLTYNLTNSTLLIALRTIIVFIIILLIIPALIIKQKIENRIRKKIIKVVNKKK; from the coding sequence ATGTATAAAAAAATATCCAAACTTCCTGATTTTGTGTTTGCGATATTGACATATTTTTTACCTATTTTTCTTCTTTTTTTGTTCTTTTCCCCAGATTTTTACAAACGTGAAGTTATTTCTTTTGGCTATTTAGCACTAATTTCAATTTTATATTTATTTCTAAGTTTTTCAATTTCTTTATTGTGAACAAAATTAAGAGTTGTTGGTTTTGGTTTTATTTTTTATTATACTATTATTTCAATAGCACTAATTTTTATTTTACTCACTTACAATTTAACCAATTCAACATTGCTTATTGCTCTGCGCACTATTATTGTATTTATAATTATTTTATTAATAATACCAGCTTTAATAATCAAACAAAAAATTGAAAATAGAATTCGTAAAAAAATTATAAAAGTAGTTAACAAGAAAAAATAA
- a CDS encoding YneF family protein: protein MISQFAEVNEQIQTNLNTAGGVGLGGWIGIVIAVGIVLFITGGIIALVISKKMFEKQIKENPPINEKMVRAMYMQMGRKPSESQIRAVMRSVKNAK, encoded by the coding sequence ATGATATCACAATTCGCAGAAGTAAATGAGCAAATACAAACAAATTTAAACACTGCTGGAGGTGTAGGACTTGGTGGCTGAATCGGAATTGTTATTGCAGTGGGTATAGTTTTATTTATCACAGGGGGAATAATTGCCCTTGTTATTTCTAAAAAAATGTTTGAAAAACAAATAAAAGAAAACCCACCGATTAATGAAAAAATGGTTCGAGCTATGTATATGCAAATGGGTAGAAAACCGTCTGAGTCACAAATTAGAGCTGTTATGCGTTCAGTCAAAAACGCTAAGTAA
- the thrS gene encoding threonine--tRNA ligase, with the protein MDFDNFDKSLNHSTSHLLALAIKTLYPDVKLGFGPSTKEGFYYDFEFSTPISNLDLPKIEKLMKKLVSSNLQILQTDGKNIDFSTQIYKKELLEEFESQNKNITFYSIVDAKNNILFEDLCVGGHVGEIKNIKHFKLLNIAGAYWRGDSKNIQLTRIYGTSWHTQEELNSFLALLEERKERDHRKIGKELKIFTFTKWFGLGFPVWLENGMKIHNKIKDKILAFDKRYGFREVLTPHFGEKHLYETSGHLAHYRDDMFEPIKAESDYLIPRPMTCPHHIVLFDKAQCSYRQLPYRISEQSRLYRFEKSGALTGLERVRSMDLTEGHIFVSRKQIFDECKHLFTMIEEVLDFFEIKIDYISFSRRDPEDKSKFYDDEQMWNDAENDLKKFLDSHNVKYVEKIGEAAFYGPKIDFQIKTALNKEITISTLQLDFLLPKKFNIYFNNENNEKETPVLIHRGLIGTYERFISILLEQTKGVLPFWLSPKQVSVIPILPKHDDYAEFVRSELAKNNFEVEVDTRDERITKKIREAQIQKVKYQLIIGDSEVENQKITYREYGKQESTTTSLDEFIKLLNSQNV; encoded by the coding sequence ATGGATTTTGATAATTTTGATAAGTCACTCAATCACTCGACTTCTCATCTCTTAGCACTTGCAATAAAAACTTTATACCCTGATGTTAAATTAGGTTTTGGACCTTCTACAAAAGAAGGTTTCTATTATGATTTTGAATTTTCAACACCAATTTCTAATTTGGATTTGCCAAAAATAGAAAAATTAATGAAAAAATTAGTATCATCAAATTTACAAATTTTGCAAACTGATGGTAAAAACATTGATTTTTCAACACAAATTTATAAAAAAGAATTACTAGAAGAGTTTGAATCTCAAAATAAAAATATTACATTTTATAGCATAGTAGATGCTAAAAATAATATATTATTTGAAGATTTATGTGTTGGTGGCCATGTTGGTGAAATCAAAAATATTAAACATTTTAAGTTGTTAAATATAGCCGGTGCATATTGAAGAGGTGACTCTAAAAATATACAGTTAACAAGAATTTATGGCACAAGTTGACATACTCAAGAAGAGTTGAATAGCTTTTTAGCACTGCTTGAAGAAAGAAAAGAGCGCGACCATCGTAAAATTGGTAAAGAATTAAAAATTTTTACTTTTACTAAGTGATTTGGTTTAGGTTTTCCTGTTTGACTTGAAAATGGGATGAAAATTCACAATAAAATTAAAGACAAAATTCTTGCTTTCGATAAAAGATATGGCTTTCGTGAAGTTTTAACTCCTCACTTTGGAGAAAAGCATTTATATGAAACATCTGGTCATTTAGCACATTACAGAGATGATATGTTTGAACCTATTAAAGCTGAATCTGACTATCTCATTCCAAGACCGATGACTTGTCCTCATCATATTGTCTTGTTTGATAAAGCACAATGTAGTTATCGTCAATTACCTTATAGGATTTCAGAACAATCTAGATTGTATCGTTTTGAAAAATCAGGAGCACTGACTGGTCTTGAAAGAGTAAGATCTATGGACTTGACAGAGGGTCATATTTTTGTAAGTAGAAAACAAATTTTTGATGAATGTAAACACTTATTTACTATGATTGAGGAAGTTTTAGACTTTTTTGAAATCAAAATTGATTATATTTCTTTTTCAAGAAGAGATCCTGAGGATAAAAGCAAATTTTATGATGATGAACAAATGTGAAATGATGCTGAAAATGATTTGAAAAAATTTTTAGATAGTCACAATGTCAAATATGTTGAAAAAATTGGTGAAGCTGCTTTTTATGGACCAAAAATTGATTTTCAAATCAAAACTGCCTTAAACAAAGAAATCACTATCTCTACTTTACAATTAGATTTTTTATTGCCTAAAAAATTTAATATTTACTTTAATAATGAAAATAATGAAAAAGAAACACCAGTTTTAATTCATCGTGGATTAATTGGAACTTATGAAAGATTTATTTCGATTTTGCTTGAACAAACTAAGGGTGTTTTACCTTTTTGGCTATCTCCTAAACAAGTTAGTGTTATACCTATATTACCAAAACATGATGATTATGCTGAATTTGTTCGCTCAGAATTAGCAAAAAACAATTTTGAGGTTGAGGTAGACACAAGAGACGAAAGAATTACTAAGAAAATTCGTGAAGCACAGATTCAAAAAGTTAAATATCAACTAATCATTGGTGATTCTGAAGTTGAAAATCAAAAAATTACTTATCGAGAGTATGGAAAACAAGAATCAACCACCACTAGTTTAGATGAATTTATTAAATTATTAAATTCACAAAATGTATAA